In Subdoligranulum variabile, the genomic stretch CCGGAGGAAGAAACGTCCCCGGCCGCTGAGGGAGCCGCCGAATGACCCCCGCGCTGGCGCAGGCACTGCGCTGTCCGGTCTGCGGCGGTCCGCTTCTGCTGGTGGGGCGCAGTCTGCGCTGCCCCAAGGCCCACAGCTTTGACCTGGCCAAAGAGGGATATGCCAACCTGCTGGCCATCCAGAAGAAACATGCCGCTGACCCTGGCGACGGCAAGGAAATGGTCCGTGCTCGCCGCGCCTTCCTCTCGGCAGGATATTATGCGCCTTTGATGAAAGTGCTGGCGGAACTTTGCGCCGGGCTGCCCCACGCCCACATGGTGGATGCGGGCTGCGGGGAAGGCAGCTATGACCGTTACCTGCAGGATGCCCTGCCCGAGGCGCAGATCGTGGGATTCGATCTCTCCAAGGAGGCGGTTCGGCTGGCGGCCAAACGGGTGCCCGAAGCTGCTTTCTGCGTGGGAGGCAGCTTCAGCGCTCCCGTGCGGGACGGTTGGGCCGATCTGCTGCTCAACATCTTTTCGCCCTTTGCGGGAACGGAGTTTCATCGCATGCTGCGCCCCGGAGGATTCCTGGTCTATGCGGTGCCCACGGCCCGGCATCTCTACGGGCTCAAGCAGGTACTCTATGCCACGCCCTACGAAAACGAGGTCAAGCAGACCGCCTATGACGGCTTTGCCTTTGTGGAGGAGCGGGAGGCCGCGGCCTCCATTACCCTGGAAGGGGAGAGCGTGCAGTAGCTCTTTGCCATGACGCCCTACTACTGGAATACACCGGCCGATGGCGCTGCCCGGCTGGCAGCATGTC encodes the following:
- a CDS encoding putative RNA methyltransferase, producing MTPALAQALRCPVCGGPLLLVGRSLRCPKAHSFDLAKEGYANLLAIQKKHAADPGDGKEMVRARRAFLSAGYYAPLMKVLAELCAGLPHAHMVDAGCGEGSYDRYLQDALPEAQIVGFDLSKEAVRLAAKRVPEAAFCVGGSFSAPVRDGWADLLLNIFSPFAGTEFHRMLRPGGFLVYAVPTARHLYGLKQVLYATPYENEVKQTAYDGFAFVEEREAAASITLEGESVQ